The proteins below come from a single Synechococcales cyanobacterium T60_A2020_003 genomic window:
- a CDS encoding transposase, which translates to MKPQYRIRNWSEYNAGLKARGSLTFWIEESVLGQWVVEELSGKPGASVLYSDLAIQTMATVK; encoded by the coding sequence ATGAAACCTCAATACCGCATCCGCAACTGGTCAGAGTATAACGCTGGATTGAAGGCTAGGGGAAGCCTCACCTTCTGGATCGAAGAATCTGTGCTGGGGCAGTGGGTGGTCGAGGAGTTGAGCGGCAAACCCGGCGCGTCAGTTCTTTATAGTGACCTTGCGATTCAAACAATGGCGACCGTCAAAG